The Acidiferrobacter thiooxydans sequence GGTCCCGATCAAGACTATCCGCTCGGCCTCATCCAGATGCTCGCCAAGACCCATCCGGCCCAGGTCCAGGGCGAGGTACTCCCCGAGTGGATGAATTGGCTGCCGAAGGCACCCTTCGAGGCGCTTGCCGAACGCAGCTTGAGCTTTTGGCTGTCGAGCGAAGACCTGCCGCGCCCGGAAAATCGGGTGTTCTATGACGGGGAGCGCACGGTTTTGGATCTTACGCAAAACAATATGGAGGCCCATCACGGCCTGCGCCAACAGCTAAAGCGACTCCTTAAGTCCGCTGATGTCCATCCGCTCCTAATGGAGCGCAGTCTCTATCTCGGGAAGGACATCCCTATAGCCGGCACGGCCCACCAAGCCGGGACCTTGCGCTTTGGGACCGATCCTGCGACCTCGGTCCTCGACATCGACTGCAAGGCGCACGAGATCGACAATCTTTATGTGGCCGATGCGAGCTTCTTTCCCTCTATAGGCGCGGTCAACCCGACTCTTACGATAATCGCCAACGCCTTACGCGTGGCCGATAGCATCATGGCGCGGCTGGGTTAGACACGATGTCGATGCGTATCCCTACCCACAAAGTCATCCGGAGACGGTCATGAGTGCACTTGCGATCGTGGCGCGCGTATGCCTCGTCGTCTTGTTCCCATTCAGTGGGCTCGACAAGATCGTGCACTGGGACAAGGCCATGGAGCAAGCCGAATCCTCGCCCCTGGGGGGTGCGCGGGCCATGCTGATTGCCGGCATCATCATTGAATTTACGACACCCGTGTGCATCGTCATTTTGTGGCATCCTGTGATTGCATCCCTGGTGCTGTCCGCCTTTTGTGTGGCCACCGCTATCCTTTTTCATCCCTTCTGGAAATTCCCCGGGTTCTGGTCCGGTGGAAATGCCGAAGGTGCGGCCCATTTCTGGGATTTCCTGAAAAACTTTGGCCTCGTTGGCGGGCTCTTGCTGGTTGTTGCAGGGTCCCTGGCCGCGCCCGCACCGGCGCATCACGCGATGCCCGGCGCGCACACCGCGGCACAGGTCGCCCCCAAGGCAAACACGCGCCACGGCCCTTGAATGGAGGTTGCCATGCCACCCTCAGCCCCTGAAAAACAATCCGCCCACCAAAGCCCCACGGACACCAGCGACACACCACAGGTCGGATACTGGCATATCTGGACCGATAAACAGGGTGTAAGTCATCAGGACCGCTGCGTCCTCGATCGTTTCTCCTTGAAGGGTATAGGCGGGGCGGCGGCGCAATGGAACGATGCCCAGCCCGAGGAGCGCGCCACTGTCGTGTTCACCGTCCAGCCGGTGGGCTGGGTCGGTGAATGGCATGAGAATCCGGCCCCACAATGGATCGTTCCGCTCACCGGTCGCTGGTGGGTGGAATCCATGGACGGGACACGTGTCGAGATGGGGCCCGGTGATCTGTCCCTGGGCGAGGACCAGAACTGCGTGACCGACGCCGAGGGGCGCAAGGGCCACCGGTCCGGGACGATCGGATCCGAGCCCGCGGTGCTCATGACCGTGCGCCTTGGCGACCGGATACCATGCCGTCCCTGCCACAGGCGTTGATGACATGGCGCCTTACGATATCATCGATCCGTCGTTTCGATCATTCGTGCTTCCCAATGCCGCGATCGAGACCCTGGGCACAGGCTTTCGCTGGCTCGAGGGGCCGGTGTGGTTCGCCGATCATGACTGCCTCGTGTTCAGTGACATCCCCAATGACCGCGTCCTGCGCTGGTCGGAGACCGGCGGGGTCAGTGTATTCCGATCCCCGTGCGGGTTCGAAAACGGCCATGCGCGTGATCGCGAGGGACGCCTCATAAGCTGCTCGCATCGCAACCGGTGCGTGACGCGCACCGAGTGGGATGGCCGGATCACGGTATTGGCCAGCCACTATCAGGGGCGGCGCCTCAACGCGCCAAACGACGTGGTCGTGAAAAGCGACGGCTCGATATGGTTCACAGACCCTCTGTATGGCATCAATACAGACTATGAGGGCGGCAGGCAGGTCTCGGAGCAGCGGCCCGCGGTCTACCGCCTCGATCCGGCGCGCGCCGAGCTCGAGGTCGTGGCCGGCGACTTCGAGGGCCCAAACGGTCTGTGCTTCTCGCCGGATGAGCGCGTCCTTTATATCGTGGAGACCGGTCAGCAATTCGCGGCCGACCCAGTACGGCATATTCGCCGGGCAGTGCTCACCGAAAACGGCACACGTCTGGGGGCGACCATGGTGTTCCACGAGGTGGTGCCGGGCGGTGCCGACGGCCTGCGCTGCGACGAGGACGGAAATGTCTGGACAAGCGCCGCCGACGGCGTCCATTGCCTCAACCCGCAAGGCGCCCTACTTGGCAAGATCCGGACGAATACCCCGGTGGCGAATCTCGCCTTCGGCGGGCGCCAGCGCAGCCGCCTGTTCCTGTGCGCGGGACAGACGCTATTGGGTGTCTATGTGAACCGCCGCGGGGCGGTCCGGCCATGATCGGCGCGCCCCTGCCGGGACCCGGCATACGCATCGCGCGGCTTGCGTTAAACGTCCACGACATGGCGCGCGCCGCGGCCTTCTATCGACACGTGCTCGGTTTTAGACCCCTCGGCGCCCCGTGCCCGGCGACACCCGAGCAGGCCGCGCTCCTCGGACGCCCATTCGAGTCGCTCACCATGACACTTGGCGACACGCGCCTCGAGCTTGCGCGGTTTTTCACCCCCTCCACGCCCTACCCCGCGGACAGCCGCGCCAACGACCTCTGGTTTCAGCATTTCGCCATCACCTGCCGCGACATCGAGGGCCTTACGCAGCGCGCCGTGCAGGGCGGTGGGCGGCCGATCACCCGATCAGGACCGCAGACACTCCCGCCCGCGAGCGGCGGCGTGACCGCCTACAAATTCCGTGATCCCGATGGCCACCCTCTGGAGCTGCTGGTACCGGCGGACATCCCGTCGCAAGCACCTGGACCGCGCCCGGCGCAAGACCGTGCCATCGACCACACAGCCTTGAGCGTAAGCGATTGTGACCGCGCGATGGCCTTCTACCAGGAGGTCTTCGGCCTTACGCCCGGCACCCGGCAGACCAATTCCGGCCCTGAGCAGGAACGCCTCGACAACCTCTCGGGAGTACGCGTGCGCGTGGCCACGCTCTTCGCCTCGCCTCCGGGGCCACATCTCGAGCTGCTCGGCTACGAACAGCCGCGCGGGCGCCGGCAGGTGCTGGCCGCCACCGACATCGCCGCGACGCGCACCGTGCTCACCACCACTGACCTTGCAACCCTGGAACAGCGCCTGAGTTCACGCGGGCGGACCCCTCCCCGACGCATCGCCGATGCCGTCTTGGGGCAGGATGAGGATGGCCATTGGCTTATGATCGAGCAGGTGCCCTGAGCCCTCGGGCGCGGATCCGGACCCATGGATGGGGCGGCGTCGCGCACGGCACGTGCTCGCCTCGAGGCATTCAAGGGATATGCCCATGGGTGTGCGGGCTTGAAGCGACCGGTGCGCGAGGGCGTATCGCGGGCGCACTCAACCGCGTTGCACGCTCCAGGGACGATCACGAGAACGCAGTCGGTCTTAAGGGCGGTCTCGTATTCGAGGGCACTCTTTTTGGAATGCCGGGGCCATAGAGTCCGGCGCCGAACACCGACATCCCGTGAACGACTACGCCGCCGCCCGCGAACGCCGAGATGGTCGCAGCTGCGATCGGCCGCCGGCTGCGAGCACCCGGACACCGGGGCTCCACAAGAACGCCGCAGCGATCAAAAGCCCCCATGATCCGCCCCAGAACGCCCCAAACTTTTCCCAATATTTCCGGGAGATACAGCGCGATGCAGGGTCCTGCGAATCCATGGTGCCTCCCGCGTTTCGGTCCGCGATGGGTCGCATGGAGATCCCGGCAATAGGAGGTTCACCAACAGGGGGCCCGGGCGCCATGGTTGCCGAGGACCTGGCATCGGCGCACGCGAGGACTAGCGGTCGACGGCCCCCTCCGTCTGGACGCGCGTCGCGACGTCCGCGGCGCGATGGATAGGCGCGATCCCGGCATCCGGCGGCGATGCGGCATGCGACGCGGCCGCCCAACTACGCCGAAGCTCTGGCAGCGGCCGCCCCAGTTCGGTCTCGAGCGCCACAAGTTCGG is a genomic window containing:
- a CDS encoding DoxX family protein; translation: MSALAIVARVCLVVLFPFSGLDKIVHWDKAMEQAESSPLGGARAMLIAGIIIEFTTPVCIVILWHPVIASLVLSAFCVATAILFHPFWKFPGFWSGGNAEGAAHFWDFLKNFGLVGGLLLVVAGSLAAPAPAHHAMPGAHTAAQVAPKANTRHGP
- a CDS encoding SMP-30/gluconolactonase/LRE family protein; translation: MAPYDIIDPSFRSFVLPNAAIETLGTGFRWLEGPVWFADHDCLVFSDIPNDRVLRWSETGGVSVFRSPCGFENGHARDREGRLISCSHRNRCVTRTEWDGRITVLASHYQGRRLNAPNDVVVKSDGSIWFTDPLYGINTDYEGGRQVSEQRPAVYRLDPARAELEVVAGDFEGPNGLCFSPDERVLYIVETGQQFAADPVRHIRRAVLTENGTRLGATMVFHEVVPGGADGLRCDEDGNVWTSAADGVHCLNPQGALLGKIRTNTPVANLAFGGRQRSRLFLCAGQTLLGVYVNRRGAVRP
- a CDS encoding VOC family protein, translating into MIGAPLPGPGIRIARLALNVHDMARAAAFYRHVLGFRPLGAPCPATPEQAALLGRPFESLTMTLGDTRLELARFFTPSTPYPADSRANDLWFQHFAITCRDIEGLTQRAVQGGGRPITRSGPQTLPPASGGVTAYKFRDPDGHPLELLVPADIPSQAPGPRPAQDRAIDHTALSVSDCDRAMAFYQEVFGLTPGTRQTNSGPEQERLDNLSGVRVRVATLFASPPGPHLELLGYEQPRGRRQVLAATDIAATRTVLTTTDLATLEQRLSSRGRTPPRRIADAVLGQDEDGHWLMIEQVP
- a CDS encoding cupin domain-containing protein translates to MPPSAPEKQSAHQSPTDTSDTPQVGYWHIWTDKQGVSHQDRCVLDRFSLKGIGGAAAQWNDAQPEERATVVFTVQPVGWVGEWHENPAPQWIVPLTGRWWVESMDGTRVEMGPGDLSLGEDQNCVTDAEGRKGHRSGTIGSEPAVLMTVRLGDRIPCRPCHRR